In the genome of Dyadobacter fermentans DSM 18053, the window TACACGCACGTGCTTTCATGCGATCCGGTGGTGGTGCAGGGGCAATATGCCTATGTGACCTTGCGGGCGGGTGTGAATTGCCGGCCGGGCGGTTCGTTCAGTTCGCTGGATGTCGTGGATATCAGTGATCCTACGCGGCCGGCGATGGTGGGCAGCCAGCAGATGGACTCGCCTTATGGCCTCGGGGTGTCGGGCAATAAACTGTTTGTGTGCGAAGGCGACAAAGGCTTCCGTGTGATGGACATTACCGATCCGAAAACACCGGTTCACAAGCGTTATTTCCAGGAAGTGCCATCGTACGATGTGATTGTTCGCAACAACCACCTCATTATCACAGGCAAGAAGGGGTTATTCCAATACAACTACGACGATTCAGACAGTATCCGCTTCCTCAGCCGGATTGCGGTAGAGGAATAGCGGATACTGCTTTCGTAAATTACCCAAACCGAAGGGCGTGTTAGCTACCGGTTTGGGTTTTCTTTTTGCTATTGAATTTCTTCTCGGCAGTTTTAGCTTTTTCAAAATCCAGCACAACGCCATTAATACAATAGCGGAGGCCGGTAGGAGGTGGGCCGTCGTCGAATACGTGGCCTAAATGCGATTTGCAGCGGCCACACATCACCTCAATGCGGTGCATTCCCAGGCTATTATCCGCCGCTTCCACAATGGACTTCTTGCTGATCGGCTCGAAGAAGCTCGGCCAGCCGCAGCCGCTTTCGTATTTGGCATCGCTCTTGAACAGCGGGTTACCGCACACGGCGCAGTAGAATGTGCCGATTTCTTTGGAATGCTCATACTCGCTCGTGAATGGGCGTTCGGTGCCCTTGAGGCGCGCCACGCGGTACACTTCGGGCGAGAGTATCTTCTGCCACTCGTCGTTGCTTTTTTTGACGGGTGCGGTTTCAGTACGCGAATATTCGGGTGCTTTCTGGGCCGGTTTGCTCTGGTCGGCCGAGGACTGCCCGTAGCAGTTTTGCAGCGTGAGGGCGAACACTCCGGCAATGGCGGCCATTATGAAATTTTTCATGCGTTTTTGATCTGTTTATCAAGATATACGATGAAAACAACCGGACAGGTCAAACTAATTCCCGCAAATTTTTCCTAATAAATGTTAAAGGAAAACCGACAGGTCACGCACGCCTAGTTTGCGGGCAGTGGTAAAGCCTTCGCCATACCTGACGCCAATCGCGTGACCCATTTCCTGGGCCCGCGCGATGATGAATTCCAAAAACTCGGGGGACGAAATGTAGCTCTGCGGCTCGCCTTCGCCTTTGTAGTCGGGCACGTGGAACTGGCTTTTGAATGCTTTCACAGCCTCGATTTTCTGGTCGTGGAAGGCGGTGATGTCTACAATAAAGTCGGGATTGATGTAGCGGTCCTGGATGGAGTGAAAGACGTTTTTAGGTCGCCATGCTTCCTGCTCATTGCCTTGCTCATCGAACGTTTTGACCATTCTTAAACCTGAATAAAAGCAGGCTTCGGCAACCAGTGCCGCGCCGCGCCCGTGATCGGGATGGCGGTCGTTGATGGCATTGGTAATAACGATTTCAGGCTGGTACTTGCGGATAAACGGGATAATGGCTTTCTGGTGCGCTTCGTCGTTTTTGAAAAAACCGTCGGCCAGGCCCACGTTCTCCCGTACGTCCACGCCGAGTATGCGTGCGGCGTCGAGACCTTCCTGGATGCGTCCCTTGGGTGTCCCGCGGGTGCCCAGCTCGCCGCGGGTGAGGTCTATAATGCCTACTTTCTTGCCCAGCGCCATTTGTGCGAGCAAAGTTCCGGCGCAGCACAGCTCCACGTCGTCGGGGTGGGCTGTGATGGCAAGGATATCTAATTTCATGTCAGTTTCGGATTATTTAATGCGCAGTTTCTGTCCGATCCGCAGGGTGGAGCGGGTAGACATGCGGTTTTTCCGCGCAATGGAAGAAATGCTCACGCCATAGCGGGAAGCGATGGAGCCCAGCGTGTCGCCCGAGCGTACTTTGTGCAAAATGGAGCGGGAATATGCCTTGGGAGCATCGCCCGCCTCGAATTCGCTCTTGCTTACTCTCCCACGAATATGGCTCCAAGCCGCGCTGGTAAGCAGGAAACGGTCGGATTTGATGGCAGCACCAGGCCAGTCGAAAATGTGCTCCGGGTCGAACGGGTTACCTTCGTAGCGGTTTTCATAATGTAAATGCGAGCCTGAGCTGCGGCCGGTATTTCCTCCCAAACCAATCACTTCGCCCGCCTTCACCAACTGGCCCGACTCGACCATTTGTTTCGAAAGGTGACCATAGAGCGTTTCCAAACCATTGTAATGTCTTACCACCACAAACCGGCCGTAACCGCTACCATCCCAGGCCACGATCCGCACCATGCCATCGTAAGTACTGCGCACCGAGTCCCCGGTTTCGAGATCAAGGTCGGTACCGTTGTGCCAGCGGCCCCAGCGGTAGGCGAAATGCGAGGTCACGGGCGTTTTTTCCATCGGTGCGGCCCACATGCGGTTGGCAGCCTGGTCGTATAGTTTCAAATCTACCGGCTCGTCGAAATCTTCGGCTTTGAGGCCGTAGGGGTTGATCGTGCGGGCGTCCCAGATCACGTAATATTCGGCAGCCTTCACCCATTCATCGGCAACAAGCACAGAATCTTCGGCGATCACTACTTCGGTTTCCCCTTCGTCAATGGTGGTGGTATCTTCATTCACGACGGGGTTCAGCGGCTTGACCGGCTCGAACTGGCTCTGGAATTTCAGGTTGGAAGTTTCTACCTCGTATTCGTCCTCGGGCTGAGGCGTGGCTTTGGTGGTCGGGCCTTCGTTGGCATTATTGCCCGACTGGTTGATCTTGGGGTTTCTTCGGAATTTTCCTCGCTCTTGCGCTTGCGTGTTCCAGGAGATCAGACACACGGCCATTAGCAAACAAACAATAAGCTTTACTTTCATAAGTATAATACCAAATCAGACTACGCTGGTGCTTATTATTCAGCGTAGCCTGATCCTTTTAGGGGTTTTGCAATTGATTTTAAGCGGTTTCTTCTTCGATGATAACGTCCACTTCCCGTTCTACAAGGAACCTTTCAGCATCCAATGCCGCCATACAGCCTGTTCCCGCAGCGGTAATTGCCTGGCGGTAAACATTGTCCTGCGCATCACCGCAGGCGAAAACGCCCTTGATGTTGGTGCAGGAGCTTCCTTTGATCGTCTGGATATAGCCGGTTTCGTCCATGTTGACATAACCTTTGAAAATATCCGTGTTCGGTTTGTGGCCGATCGCAACAAAGAAACCGGTTGCTTCCAAAAGTTGCTCCTCGCCCGTTTTATTATTTTTAACCAATACCGATTCCAGACCGTGCTCACCGTTCAGTTTCACGGTTTCGGTGTTCCAAAGGATTTCGATATTCGGCAGCGTTTCCAAACGTTTCTGCATGATTTTCGACGCGCGCATTTCGTCGCGGCGAACGAGCAGGTATACTTTGCGGCAAAGTTTCGCCAGATAGCTCGCTTCTTCGGCAGCCGTATCACCGGCACCGACTACCACTACGTCCTGTCCGCGGAAGAAGAAACCATCACAAACAGCGCAGGCAGATACGCCGTGGCCGTTCAAACGTTCTTCTCCTTCAATGCCCAGCCATTTGGCCGAAGCACCTGTTGAAATAATGACTGCATCGGCAGTGATCTCGTGGGTATTGTCGATGATCACTTTGTGCGGGTAGCCTGTGAAATCAACCGAAGTAGCGAGGCCGTAGCGCACGTCTGTTCCGAAGCGCCTGGCCTGTTTTTCGAAGTTGATCATCATTTCAGGGCCGGTAATGCCGTCGGGGTAGCCCGGATAGTTGTCAACTTCTGTCGTGATCGTCAATTGACCGCCCGGCTGGGCACCCTGGTAAAGTACTGGATTCAATCCCGCGCGGGATGCATATATGGCGGCTGTGTAACCGGCAGGGCCGGAGCCGATAATTAAGCAAGAGACTTTCTCGGATGACATGTTATTATAAAAACTACTGTTAATGACGAATGTTCAACTTTTAGCCGGAAAAACCGGCAGTGACCGAAAGGCCAAATCTTCGCGTGTGGATAGGGATTTTGCCTTTCTGTACCTGTTGGTACAACACTGGCTGACTGACAAAAGTGCAAAATTTCAACCCCTTATGCAAATGCATTTAAAGGATGCGCCACTCGATCCTTCGGTTTTTCTGCCGGTTTTCATCTGAATCATTGGGCGCTTTGGGCGTTGTTTCGCCATAACCTTTGGCTAAAATCCGGTCCGCCGCAATTCCCGACTGTTGCAGATAATATTGCACCGACTGCGCCCGGCGTTGCGAGAGCGCCATATTCTCGGTATCCGAGCCCACATCGTCGGTATGGCCGGATATTTCGATTTTAATGGTTTTGTTTTTGTGCAAAAAGTCGCTCATCTTGTCGAGCTCCACTTTCGATTTGTCGTCGAGGATATATTCTCCTGTTTTGAAGAAAATGTTATTCAAAACCTCCGCCCGGTCTTTCTCGATTGCTTCCAGCGGGATTTCAAGGTTTATAAACGACTGTTCATTATTGACCGTAAATGAAAGGCTTTTAAATAAATAACCCGGTTTTGAAACATAAAAAGCATACTCGCCACCGCTGTTCAAAACCGCCAGAAACGAACCATTCTGGCTATCTGAATTGAAAGAACCTACTTTCGTCTGTGTTTTAAGGTCAAACAGATCGATGTCCGAAGCCAGTACCGTTCCTGTTTTCTTATCAAACACCTTACCCTTCGCGTAGCGCGTGGGCGTAATGGTTTTTTGCAGCGATTCGGGCACGCGGAAGGTGTATAGCAGCGAGCGCCCGCCGCCTTTTTCTGTATTATCGTCGGTATAGTAGGCATTCTCGCCGTTGGAAGCGATAAACAGGCCTACCTGATCAGAAACCGTGTTGATAGGGTAGCCAATATTGGCCGGCGGTGCCCACGTAGTGTCGATTTTTTGGGTAATGAAAATATCGAAGCCACCCATGCCCGGCAGGCCGTTGGAAGAATAAAACAGCGTGCGGTTATTGGCATGAATAAATGGTGCATTCTCGTCGTCGGTGGTATTGATGGTCGGGCCGAGGTTTTTGGGCGCAGTCCATTGCTTCTTGTCGTTCAGCTGCGTCATCCAAATATCCCGCTTTCCTACGCCGCCCTTGCGATCAGAGGCGAAATAGAGCGTGTGACCATCGGCCGAAAGCGAGGGCTGCGAATCCCATTCCCGGGAATTGACCTCCTGACCAAGGTTAACAGGCTGGCTCCATTCATTGCCCACTTTATGGGAAATGTACAAATCGCAGCTGCCGTGACCATCGGGGCGGTTGCAGGCCGTGAATACGAGCGTGCGACCGTCAGCGGAGACGGTGCAGGTGCCTTCGTTATTGGTGGTATTAATGGATTTGGAAATCTCCTCGGGAACGTCCCAACGGTCTGGGCTGCGGTCGCCTTTGATGCGGCGTGTAAAGTAAATGTTCTCGTCCCGGTTTTCAGTCAAGCCGGTGAAAATCAATGTCTCGTCATCGGCCGTCATCACCGGGAAATACTGTGTTGCCAGGAAATTCACCGTGTCGCCCATGGACCGTTTTTCGATCGGTAGCGGATTTTTCACAGCCTGCTTTGCGAACTTCGCCGAAGCTGCGGACTTCTCTGCCAGCCGTCCCAAACTCGATTTTGCGGGAAACAATGGCAATGCCTTTTCGAAGTAAAATTGCGCGGAATCGTAGCGCTGCGCATTGAAATGGTCGCGACCGATCCATTGGAATGCCGGTGCTGACTGCGGTGCGTCGGGGCGGAGGGCTACGGCTTTGTGATAATGCTTGCGGGTAAGGTCGGGCTTGCGTTGCAGTTCGTATACCTGCGCGAGCCGCAAATGCGTATCGTAGCTGTTCGGCTCCATTTCGAGCACTTTTTCAAACAGCTCGGTCGCTTCGGGGAGCTTCCTTTCCTGCCAGGCTTTTTGTGCCTTATCGTATACTTGCCGGGCTGTCCTGGATAGTGTAACGTCCTGAGCTGAAACGGATTGGAGGGTAAAAATGCCTAGTGCGAAGCAAAAAAGAATAATCCGGTGCATTATGGAATGTTCATAAACTTGTGAGTTTGTAACGACATTTTCCATTTGGGATTGTCTTTGATATAGTCAATTATCAAAGGCAGCATGACGTCCTGCTTACTCCATTCGGGCTGCATGAGGAGGGTGCATTCCGGCGAAACTTTGGCGGCGTGCTCCTCGGCGAAGTCGAAATCGCTTTTGTTATAAATGATCGTTTTCAGCTCGTCGGCATTCTTGTAAATATCGGGATGCGGCGTTTTGAATTTTTTGGGAGAAAAACACACCCAATCCCAATGGCCGGTGAACGGATAAACGCCTGAGGTTTCGATGTTGGTTTTGAAACCCGCCTCCTGCAATGCGCCTGTCAGCGCGTCGAGATTGTACATTAATGGCTCGCCACCGGTGATGACGGCCAATCTACCGGGATACTGCAATGCGCCGTCGACGATCGCATTAATGTCGAATTTGGGATGGATACTGGCATCCCACGACTCTTTTACATCGCACCAATGGCAGCCCACATCGCAGCCGCCGAGACGGATGAAATACGCGGCACGACCGCTGTGCTGGCCTTCACCCTGCAAGGTGTAGAAGGCTTCCATCACCGGAAGTTGGGAAGTAACGATGGGCAAAGTTTCGGTAAGCAAAATGTTGGAAATCTTAATGTTGAAAAAAGTGTAACACGCCTTGGCGCGGGAAAAATCCCGTAAAGGTACAAAATTCAAACTTCCTTCTCCGCTTAATGGTTCTCCTTAAAAGTAGCATATTTGCAATTATGAATACAGAAACAATCCGTCAGCAGGAAGTGATTTGCGCGCTCGCGACGCCCTCGGGCGTGGGCGCGATCGGTGTTATACGCGTATCGGGCCTGGGCTCGATCGCGATGGTGAACAGCGTTTTCAAAGGCAAAAACCTCGAAAACGCCGAAAGCCACACCGTGCATTTCGGCACCATCTTCTCTGGCGATGAAATTATTGACGAAGTGCTTGTGACGGTTTTCAAAACGCCGCGCTCATTTACCAAAGAGGATTCGGTGGAGATTTCGTGCCACGGCTCGGACTACATTATTCGTCAGATATTAAAGGTGCTTATTTTGAAAGGTGCCCGCATTGCCAAACCCGGCGAATTCACGCAGCGCGCCTTTTTGAACGGCCAGTTTGACCTCGTGCAAGCCGAAGCCGTGGCGGACTTGATCGCCGCGGACTCGCAAGCGAGCCATAAAACTGCATTGAACCAGCTGCGGGGAGGTTTTTCCAAAAAGCTGGCCTCGCTGCGAGCTGAGCTGATTCATTTTGCTTCTTTGATCGAGCTGGAACTGGATTTCGGCGAGGAAGACGTGGAATTCGCCCAGCGGGACGATCTGCGGCGTTTGATCGATGCGTTGCTATCGACGATCGAGCCGCTGATCAGTTCTTTTGATTTTGGTAATGCGATTAAGGAAGGTGTGCCGGTGGCGATTATCGGCTCGCCGAATGTGGGTAAGTCGACGCTTTTGAATGCGTTGTTAAATGAAGAGAAAGCTATTGTGACCAGCATTGCCGGCACCACGCGGGATGTGATCGAGGATACGATTGTGCTGGATGGATTGAAATTCCGGTTTATCGATACTGCTGGCATCCGGGAAACGACCGATGTAGTGGAATCGATTGGTATCGAGCGTTCGAAGGCCGCGATGGATAAGGCGGATATTGTGATTTTCCTTTTTGACAGTGCGGAGACGCTGGCTGATAACCGGGCGTTGGCGGCATTGCTACCTGCTGGTAAGGAGGTGCTATTTGTTTTGAATAAAACCGATATTAATCCTTTGTTGGCCTCTGAACTGTCTGGCGATGCTTCGGACATTATCCCCATTTCCGCGCATACGCAGCAGAATTTGCCTGTATTGACCTCGAAACTCGTTTCCCTCGTGCACGGGCAAGCGGCCGGGGATACGGTTGTGACCAACCTGCGGCATTATGAGCATTTGATGAAGACTTCGGATTCTTTGACGGATGTTTTGAATGGGCTTTCGTTAGGTGTTACGGGGGATTTTCTGGCGCAGGATATCCGGTTGGCGCTGCATCATTTGGGGGAGATTACGGGGACTATTGCAACTGACGACTTACTTGAAAATATTTTTTCTCGCTTTTGCATTGGGAAATAAATGTTGCCCAAATACCAATGATTAAGTTTAAATGAAAAAACGTCTAGCGAGTGTACCAAGACGGATTTCTCATTTAAACTTAATTGTATTCTAAGTAGCGACGCATTTTGCTTTAAGCTTATACCGCACGAAGCCTAATATTTAGTCTAACGTGAATCCATTAGCTTTATTTAGATCATAAAAGGACATGAAAATATCGAGTGGGCCACCTCCCGATTTCACCCATTCAGCTGTTACATTGAAGGCCGGTTCCAAAAAAGTCGAGATGTATGTCATCTGTCCAGAGCTATGTCTGAAGCCATTTTTGTCGAGAGCTTTACCTCTATTCAGAAAGAGATTCTTCTGATCGTATATTTGTTGACGAAGCCGCTTATTTTCCTTCCCTTTTGGTAGGTTGTCGATTAGCATTCTTTGCATCGTGAAATACAACCGATGCGATTTGTCCGGGTCGGCAATATCATCAAAAATATTGGCATCGAAACTGATATCCTCATCTCCAAGCTCTTCTAAAGGAAATAGCAATGGCTGAATAGAGGTCATATCCTTTGACTGGTCGATTAGTCGCTTCATTTCTTCAAGACGATCTACCTGAGTTTTCTTGTTTTTCTTATTTTCCATCCAAGTTTGTGATAAAATGATTAATTGTTTTGCGCACTAAGTCTTTTCTTAATCAGCGATATTTCTTCAAAAATAGATTGTTTATCGAATGGATTTGTTTTTAGTGATTTCAGCGCTACATCAGTTTTTCCAAAATATTGTTGGTACAGCCCGTACATATTTTTGCCGTTTTCTTTATTCATTTCATAGCAGAAAAAGCTGTAAATTATTGATGGGTGAACGCGCTTTTCCTCCGCGTACTTCGCAACTGACGCCGGTGAATTAATTAAATGTTTGATATAGCTCATAAATTCGCGCGGGAAGAGCATTTCTCTGGCAAACCAATCTGCGTCTTCTTCTTGAAGTAAGAATAAGTCCGCTGATCCGTCCTCGGTTAGCGCATATTTGAGGATTTTTAGTTGATCTAAATCGTTGAGAACGTGGAACAACTCGTGCATTAATGCGAACCATAGTGTCGCATAGTTGTTATTATAATCAGTGATGGCGATACATGGCCTTCCGTTTACAACAAATGTTCCGCCCCTCACTTTCGCTTTCGGTGGGGATGGTTGGACAATCACCGTAATTCCAACGCTAAACAATGCACGGATAACTGTTAGCAGCCCTTTCTCTTCATATCGGGTGTAAGGTCTTATGTTTTTGACGAGGCCTACAAGCGCGTCGCGATCGTAATTATTTTGATTTTCGATCTTTTCAAACTGAAAGAAAGCTGAGCGTACCCATAACTCTCTCATTTTATCATTGGAATTGTGGAGCTTGCTGAAAAGTACTCTTCCCACCTCATGACTATAATCAAAAATTGAGTCTAGGTGAAAAAATGATGTTATTCGGTCCTCGATGTGCCGAAAATCGGATGTAGAAGATATAAAGTTTAAGTCTTTGAGTGCCTTGACATCAAACGTACGTAAGATATAATTAGCTTTTCGCGCATCTTCAATTTGACCAATATGTTCTGGATTAAGCGATCCAACGTATGTTTTGGTCAAATCCTCAACATCCAAGTTGAAAAGCTGGCTAATCTTTATAATGGAGAAGTAGTCAAGTGACTCTACGTCACCCTCGGATATCCTCTTCGTCATCCGATAGAAGGTATTTTTCGGTATCCCTAAAATCTTAGACATCTGAAAATCTGTAAGACCTAATTCGATCTTCTTTTGCTCGACCAGTTCTGAGAAGCTGATCGAGGGGCCGCTCTCAACTTTATCAAACAAGCTGGATACTAGGTCAGATAAGTTGTTATTTCCCATTTTTGATACTGATTGTGATTATATATTCGCAATATAGTAAAAATATTCCCGATAATGGGAAATTTTTACTTTTCATGCTGTATTTATGCAAATCTTGGCTTCTCGGTGAGGATAACAGTTTAAGACATCGCGGTAATCTGCGATATTTGCCCCGCAAACTTTAAGAAACACTTATGGAATTATTGAGAAAAGCCAGCCCAAAATGGCCTTGGAGAGGCATACGGGTGTAAGTCCCGAAACCTGGCCGAAGTGTTTCTTCGTTGAAGTTTGCGGTGACCTCTCCATTTCATTCACCCAAAAACCTTTGCCAATGGAAACTTCAAATAGTTCT includes:
- a CDS encoding LVIVD repeat-containing protein, yielding MKKLIPLFFIGLAAVGLMLILNACESSSKDSYVSPQTGTGGSMARFAITGNTLYIVSKKSLEVYDIRDGGNPSKTVTRDMGIGIETIFPYQQSLFIGANDGMYIYNNSTPNRPVLMSKYTHVLSCDPVVVQGQYAYVTLRAGVNCRPGGSFSSLDVVDISDPTRPAMVGSQQMDSPYGLGVSGNKLFVCEGDKGFRVMDITDPKTPVHKRYFQEVPSYDVIVRNNHLIITGKKGLFQYNYDDSDSIRFLSRIAVEE
- the msrB gene encoding peptide-methionine (R)-S-oxide reductase MsrB — translated: MKNFIMAAIAGVFALTLQNCYGQSSADQSKPAQKAPEYSRTETAPVKKSNDEWQKILSPEVYRVARLKGTERPFTSEYEHSKEIGTFYCAVCGNPLFKSDAKYESGCGWPSFFEPISKKSIVEAADNSLGMHRIEVMCGRCKSHLGHVFDDGPPPTGLRYCINGVVLDFEKAKTAEKKFNSKKKTQTGS
- the bshB1 gene encoding bacillithiol biosynthesis deacetylase BshB1, whose protein sequence is MKLDILAITAHPDDVELCCAGTLLAQMALGKKVGIIDLTRGELGTRGTPKGRIQEGLDAARILGVDVRENVGLADGFFKNDEAHQKAIIPFIRKYQPEIVITNAINDRHPDHGRGAALVAEACFYSGLRMVKTFDEQGNEQEAWRPKNVFHSIQDRYINPDFIVDITAFHDQKIEAVKAFKSQFHVPDYKGEGEPQSYISSPEFLEFIIARAQEMGHAIGVRYGEGFTTARKLGVRDLSVFL
- a CDS encoding M23 family metallopeptidase translates to MKVKLIVCLLMAVCLISWNTQAQERGKFRRNPKINQSGNNANEGPTTKATPQPEDEYEVETSNLKFQSQFEPVKPLNPVVNEDTTTIDEGETEVVIAEDSVLVADEWVKAAEYYVIWDARTINPYGLKAEDFDEPVDLKLYDQAANRMWAAPMEKTPVTSHFAYRWGRWHNGTDLDLETGDSVRSTYDGMVRIVAWDGSGYGRFVVVRHYNGLETLYGHLSKQMVESGQLVKAGEVIGLGGNTGRSSGSHLHYENRYEGNPFDPEHIFDWPGAAIKSDRFLLTSAAWSHIRGRVSKSEFEAGDAPKAYSRSILHKVRSGDTLGSIASRYGVSISSIARKNRMSTRSTLRIGQKLRIK
- the trxB gene encoding thioredoxin-disulfide reductase, encoding MSSEKVSCLIIGSGPAGYTAAIYASRAGLNPVLYQGAQPGGQLTITTEVDNYPGYPDGITGPEMMINFEKQARRFGTDVRYGLATSVDFTGYPHKVIIDNTHEITADAVIISTGASAKWLGIEGEERLNGHGVSACAVCDGFFFRGQDVVVVGAGDTAAEEASYLAKLCRKVYLLVRRDEMRASKIMQKRLETLPNIEILWNTETVKLNGEHGLESVLVKNNKTGEEQLLEATGFFVAIGHKPNTDIFKGYVNMDETGYIQTIKGSSCTNIKGVFACGDAQDNVYRQAITAAGTGCMAALDAERFLVEREVDVIIEEETA
- a CDS encoding OmpA family protein, with the translated sequence MHRIILFCFALGIFTLQSVSAQDVTLSRTARQVYDKAQKAWQERKLPEATELFEKVLEMEPNSYDTHLRLAQVYELQRKPDLTRKHYHKAVALRPDAPQSAPAFQWIGRDHFNAQRYDSAQFYFEKALPLFPAKSSLGRLAEKSAASAKFAKQAVKNPLPIEKRSMGDTVNFLATQYFPVMTADDETLIFTGLTENRDENIYFTRRIKGDRSPDRWDVPEEISKSINTTNNEGTCTVSADGRTLVFTACNRPDGHGSCDLYISHKVGNEWSQPVNLGQEVNSREWDSQPSLSADGHTLYFASDRKGGVGKRDIWMTQLNDKKQWTAPKNLGPTINTTDDENAPFIHANNRTLFYSSNGLPGMGGFDIFITQKIDTTWAPPANIGYPINTVSDQVGLFIASNGENAYYTDDNTEKGGGRSLLYTFRVPESLQKTITPTRYAKGKVFDKKTGTVLASDIDLFDLKTQTKVGSFNSDSQNGSFLAVLNSGGEYAFYVSKPGYLFKSLSFTVNNEQSFINLEIPLEAIEKDRAEVLNNIFFKTGEYILDDKSKVELDKMSDFLHKNKTIKIEISGHTDDVGSDTENMALSQRRAQSVQYYLQQSGIAADRILAKGYGETTPKAPNDSDENRQKNRRIEWRIL
- a CDS encoding 7-carboxy-7-deazaguanine synthase QueE, which produces MEAFYTLQGEGQHSGRAAYFIRLGGCDVGCHWCDVKESWDASIHPKFDINAIVDGALQYPGRLAVITGGEPLMYNLDALTGALQEAGFKTNIETSGVYPFTGHWDWVCFSPKKFKTPHPDIYKNADELKTIIYNKSDFDFAEEHAAKVSPECTLLMQPEWSKQDVMLPLIIDYIKDNPKWKMSLQTHKFMNIP
- the mnmE gene encoding tRNA uridine-5-carboxymethylaminomethyl(34) synthesis GTPase MnmE — encoded protein: MNTETIRQQEVICALATPSGVGAIGVIRVSGLGSIAMVNSVFKGKNLENAESHTVHFGTIFSGDEIIDEVLVTVFKTPRSFTKEDSVEISCHGSDYIIRQILKVLILKGARIAKPGEFTQRAFLNGQFDLVQAEAVADLIAADSQASHKTALNQLRGGFSKKLASLRAELIHFASLIELELDFGEEDVEFAQRDDLRRLIDALLSTIEPLISSFDFGNAIKEGVPVAIIGSPNVGKSTLLNALLNEEKAIVTSIAGTTRDVIEDTIVLDGLKFRFIDTAGIRETTDVVESIGIERSKAAMDKADIVIFLFDSAETLADNRALAALLPAGKEVLFVLNKTDINPLLASELSGDASDIIPISAHTQQNLPVLTSKLVSLVHGQAAGDTVVTNLRHYEHLMKTSDSLTDVLNGLSLGVTGDFLAQDIRLALHHLGEITGTIATDDLLENIFSRFCIGK
- a CDS encoding ImmA/IrrE family metallo-endopeptidase, producing MGNNNLSDLVSSLFDKVESGPSISFSELVEQKKIELGLTDFQMSKILGIPKNTFYRMTKRISEGDVESLDYFSIIKISQLFNLDVEDLTKTYVGSLNPEHIGQIEDARKANYILRTFDVKALKDLNFISSTSDFRHIEDRITSFFHLDSIFDYSHEVGRVLFSKLHNSNDKMRELWVRSAFFQFEKIENQNNYDRDALVGLVKNIRPYTRYEEKGLLTVIRALFSVGITVIVQPSPPKAKVRGGTFVVNGRPCIAITDYNNNYATLWFALMHELFHVLNDLDQLKILKYALTEDGSADLFLLQEEDADWFAREMLFPREFMSYIKHLINSPASVAKYAEEKRVHPSIIYSFFCYEMNKENGKNMYGLYQQYFGKTDVALKSLKTNPFDKQSIFEEISLIKKRLSAQNN